The Glycine soja cultivar W05 chromosome 8, ASM419377v2, whole genome shotgun sequence genome has a window encoding:
- the LOC114422762 gene encoding probable LRR receptor-like serine/threonine-protein kinase At1g53440, whose translation MTFPNLKNLKLLLRIDLSSNMLTGSIPDSFQDLGNLNYLFLTNNSLSGPIPDWILSIKKHIDLSLNNFTKTSANNCQMPDV comes from the exons ATGACATTTCCTAATCTGAAGAATTTGAAACTTTTGCTAAGAAT AGATCTGAGCTCCAACATGTTAACAGGTTCAATCCCAGATTCATTTCAGGATTTGGGAAATCTAAATTACTT GTTTCTGACTAACAATTCTCTAAGTGGACCAATTCCTGATTGGATACTGAGCATAAAAAAGCATAT TGATTTATCTTTGAACAATTTCACAAAGACTTCTGCAAATAATTGCCAAATGCCGGATGTGTAA